The following nucleotide sequence is from Dunckerocampus dactyliophorus isolate RoL2022-P2 chromosome 7, RoL_Ddac_1.1, whole genome shotgun sequence.
gggggaTGTGGCCATGGCCGTAGGCCGAGGCGTTGGAAATGGAAATGGGCCCTCCccagaaattttttttaaattagacctcatttcctgcaatcagGTGATATCTGAgaccaattttatgtccttaatttcaagagtttgttgttatttttatccttggaatatatcgtttaagccaaaacattctatttataaaattaccagtactaggagaaaccatttcagctcaatttcctgaaatattttccaatttgaagcagctgtaaattccgaggatttgagtaaaATTTTATGccactggggatcgcttttctggttaattttcattgagaatagacaacagttttccttatagtcatgatgccagaacctttattttgcacctccacctgaatagccatgtgcAGCACatgtccaatgtaaatgatcagcctgacagtgggttcaggaatagcatgcgtctcggttgcattctggcatatgcgtccaccacgtgGCCATAATTCAGACGCATGTCCCTATGAACATACATCAGAGTCAGGcaaaaaaatcgtgggtgcctcaaaacgggggggtgtacaccccccacaaccacctctaaatccgcgcctgttattctctatcttttggctgtattaaatgtataaaatgtccccttccaattctcattgcctttgggacaaaattctacagtactgtacaccctggctcagcactcccctatagcaatgcatagttttactcctctacaaagagattttaattctaACTGCATAttccatcccttttttccactaaaatccatggtcatgatcctttatttttttttcttactttcatacaattcacgatgctctcgtctgtacaaaatatgaatcatcaaagagagtgactttggacaagttttaaaatcatttaacattttgctgattttttttgtttgtgttatgaaatagaaataacctcttttctgatatagaaatatatttgaacacaaaccacaggaataatatgtgataaccataatgtgtaataactataaacacatacacccccacacacacagaaaacaacaacactgaaacaaaacaccttatatgctttgggtaagacaataccttgtttgcaatctcaaacataccggtatgcatgttcagtaatattattttccagaacatatcatatgaatgaatcctttaacatcagtcattcagcagcagcaaaaaaaaaaaaattgccgggtcaattgtatgcaaagtggcttgctaactgcactgtatacaatacctggtaagcatcatggaagcactgagattctcccattccttcaagtaacgcaaccttcgtcccttaaagaaatacaaatatcatgatataacaaaaaagtacgtaaatttcctcttagctattatagagctatataaacgtatcaattctggacatacatttaatcagaggaattttacacgatcaaaaatatctgagagatcgacagtgcaaaacccttaaattatcaatcataaatctacatttcaatcatacttacaggtgaaatgttcgtccacagcctttgaactggcgatttgtgcagttaatagctgcacatgcaggcatcttaaggcaaaatttgtgtccaatccgaattaataaaagaagttcaccacgaatgcaaaagcttgtcgagaagtgtttcttgcgagtggcaatatggcggccgtgtggcttcacaagtcatcgccaatgagctatccatatatattatacagatcagtggtggctccacatcaactgccacgctgctgcgtttcctcaaactacggtgtgggctgagggtcaaacaggacgtgtgcacGTTAATTGCGTGTCAACTgaaatagtgccgttaaaggacaTTTAACATTAAAGCCctagtatatacagtcaaacttgtctatagcggccactagagggagtctgcaaaagtggccgctatagacaggtggcctctatagacaggttagcgtccagtttgaatgttgaccagaagaggaaaaaagggaaaataataataataataatgttgaccagtagatggcactgcggactgctgataaaagttgtacagcactactaggcttgttattatcatggttcatggttttaatcctgaacatgcatgagtcaaacagtagcacatcacattgtacaattcacaattttgcatgtccaaaaaggagtaggaagaagcaaagcttatttaatcctacccctcatcagtttcacctcagttgcaatacatttattcacctcttgttcttccaagtgtactttgtaggtctacatgacaatgtagtgcaatcatagtcaaggtttttacttactaaaaggaagctagaggcttaataataactgataactgataaaatactttaattaagtacaaccaaactcagttttgctcccactgccgcatgcatgctagcatatgttttttttttattgtagcgtcgctgggagcacgtcctgttcccagcctactttgctgtaatgttttggtgcaaatgctcttaaagttacatgtttgaccaggaaatagcaagctcaaaagaagacggcttttttatgtggaacaactgacagtttgtgtggatcttgtgaatgattgtgactgagctaggactcagtaattaaagtctacacacgacgtcttcattgattgaaacacgaaactttttcgtgcatgaagcttctacttgagttggtaatttggctgctatattcagtcagatattgaccaagggaaacaaaatgggtggccgctggccgtgttggacaggtgactgctatacacagggtctataacatgtaaatttgctgggggggatttttcagtggctgctataggcaggtggcccttctataaaggtggccgctaagacaggtttgactgtatacgtATTACTAGTGAATTCATATGTATTATAATACACTGGAAACAGCAGATTTGTgggttgttgatttttttcctgAACAAAAGAGGTGCAGCGTTAATTTATTCACTTCAACAACACACCCGGTGATTATTGTGGCACGGCATCCATTTGAGTGTAGGCCACTACTTGATGAAGTGAGGCAAATTtgcagttttacttttttttaattcacacTCAGCCAAAACTAACAAGTCTCCTACTGCATGCAAAAGACCCCAACATAAGAAATAAGGATATCAGGTAGGCTAAGAACATTTCAATGACTCCCCATCTTGTACAAGGTCATGCTGATTTATTCAAATATCCAGTCAAACAGCCAGATCTACAGTTATGtagaataatacaataaataaaagaaaaatctgTATTGATATGCTAATCATATTACAAAGCAACTGAAAGGTTGAACGCGGTGGCGTGTTCAAGTGCATCAGTCGTCGTGTTTCAGCTGAATAATGGGCTGCAGGTAAAAAGTCAAACCATTAGTTTCAGGGCTTGGACTGCACCGACGTGGAGGCAACCTACCAGGGTGTTGAAATGTCGTCTGCAAACAGCTTTACTCTGCCAGTAGATTAGAAATAAGGCAGTCAAGTTCTCCACAACCAGCAGGCTCACAATCAGCATTTTGACGGCCACATGTAGCTgtagaaaacacagaaaaggtgTTCTTCTTGTGCTGAATTCCAGTTTGGGATACTGCCGTTATACCTTGTTGAAATGTTCAGACAAACAGTAGTCGATCACAGAGAGACAAACTGCCACCACTGACCACAAGAAACTGATGATGTTCAGACAAAATGACAGTTTGATCTGTCAAGACAAAGAAAAGCACTTGACAAGACGGGAAATGTACCGAAGAACACACAAATGGCAATGAAAGAGCATTTTCACCACGATTGACCTCATTTCGTACGAGTCTACCTACCACACGCATGTTTGGAAGATGGCCTGCAGCAAAGGTCAGCGTTCCACAGAGcacaaactaacaacacacaCCAATGTTACTTCAAGAACTCAttcccactttgatattttgctgtTGTGCGCGAGGACGATATGCGCCATAAAGTTACCGCGTGCTCCGTATGAAAAGGTTACGTAGCGATGTGGGACTGATTCTACAGCTTTTTGAACACAGTGTAGAATATATTTACCAGAATGCTGGGAAAGATGGAGAACACACTTCCTGTCTGATGAAACATCAGACCAAGAATGACAAGTGAAAGTCCAGTCAGGCATTGTGCTGCctagaaaagaggaaaaacaatCAGACGCCCGTCTTGGAAGGAAGAACCGTCTACCTGAGTTTAAAAGTTCAAGACGAAACGACTCCCTGCAAAGCCTgactaaagtcaaaacatattttatattattattattattatatcaataTTCAGTCATTTTCTGAGGTTAAAATTGCGGGTtttcaagtacagtggaacccacaATGCAGAGCAAAGTTGAACCAATTTGACTTCGTACAGGAAATCATGGAAAAAGAactcatctgttccagggtcaaaccttTACTTAACAGAGCCTATGTCTTGTTGataaaatgtgttcttttttttggctGAGTATAGGTGACACATAGTTGATTTGTCACAGGATAttctttttgaaaacattttaaaatgctcaTCTCTGTTCTACAAATTAGCCTAAAATAGAAATgctacacaaaaaaacataaagtgAACATTTACTCCTCAGGACCAAAAAATCCCCCATTGCAAACCATTGAATCTTTTGCTCTACGGTCGTCATCGCACGTTTCCTGTTCGCCATCGCTGGTACGCGACTGTGGTGccatcacaaaaaaacaaataaaattctACAAAATGATACTATCATCATATTCCCATTTGACTTTGAACAAAGGCTGTGTCGTACCTTTCATTTGTTACCTTACCAAAAGGCTCATAATGTATCATCATCAATGGTCATCAGCCTTCATTTACCGCAAAACCAATAGTCAAAGATGCTCAAGTCTACATGGAGTACATATACAGGAGTGTGCTGCTCTTTTAAAGGACCTACAGCAAACACAGTCATCAAAGATCTGCTATATGAAAGGAGCATTCTACTGTCTTTTTAAGGATCTATTGCAAAAACGctgatcaaagatcctctacatcaggggtccccaaccaccgggctgcGGCCCGGTACTGGTCTGTAGGCGGCGCCGAACCGGGCCACAGGAAGCTTTtgggtgcaatgataaaaaaataagtaataataaaaaaatacttcagAAAATGATAAatgtgtaaataactacatcacattttatgtaaatgcatatcaattttggaaatatgggccattatttcatttaaaaaataatgtacagttacaaagcccatagtttttgcatgaatatgttgtttgttttgcgaGCGGCGACCCGTCCcgctttgtttgacggtccttgaacgcaccactgcTCTCACATTTTGAGCTCAACTTGCAGGCTGGTTAGATGTCATTCATGGGCCGCATGTGGCCCGCACGCCGCCAGTTGGCAAGATCCGCTTTAAATTGTGAGATTTGCTTGTTGCATCAACTCCAAAGGTAGTTTGACGTTTTTAAGTACATTTGGGGTTGAAATTGAACCGCTTTTGAGACTCCCCTGTATTTCCATATCATCCTCATCATGTTAGATACTTGTGGGGTTCAAATGTAGGATTTGCAAGAATTCCAATGAGTCCCATGATATAAAGGGTAACGGTATCCTGCACTTACCCCGAGAGGTTTTGGGAATCCCCTGATAGAAAAAACCTTGAACGTGTCCCGGAACACACACTGAAACTCCCTGGGCATCAGAGGGCCGCGTCCCGCTGTGTGTGTCCCGATGGGGATGGTGATGATCATGGAGTCATCACACACAAACGTTTTCATCCTGGTCCTCCAACATTCAAAGACGGCTTGAAATCAGTGAGCGATCGTCTGCTGTTGAACGAGGAAGTGAGGGAAGCAAAATTTAGTCTCACACCTTCTCCTCCCTCTTCTCTCTTTGGCTCGCACGCGAGACGTGAGGAGGCTactttaaaaagttaaaaaggaGACAGCAGGCTCTCCTCTTTTTCGCACCTCTCAGAGGCTACTTGAGAGAAGAGCACATTCTGAACATTGTAAGTAAGAATAAACGCCCTTGTTATTTAACGTTAAGTTGCACAATGCAATGGCAAAgtctgtaaaaatgtatgcagtGTTTATTATTGTCTCAGCGAACATTATACTCTACTTGGATATGATATCTTTAATATGTTTCTATCTACTAAGTAACGGCAACCGGCACCCAAAAAATGAACCACTGACTCAAAATAATATGTATTAAAGTCATACATTAATATTCATTCTTTCCACACAGTTGTGTTTAATTggaaatgcaaaaacaacaactcacTTTTAGCCACACACAATGTATTTAAatacttttcatttcattttaaatatttgatgTAATCTAACAATACAGGATTTCATTTAAAGACCTTTTGAAtctaacttttaaaaaaattgaatgCTTGTTAACTAAGTCAATTTTAGTCACAAAATATATCGTGAGGTGtccttaaaaacattttaaaaggtaaaagttactattaaatatttaatattgtcAGACAAAGAaatgaatttgaaaaaatatggaaTAGAGCTGAAAAAAGGAATGATTTTGATCAAATGAGTTATTTAGAGTCATGCAGGCTATTTCATTTGATGTACCCAAATGAAAGTTTTAAAAACGTCATTGTGTTTTACTTGGTTTTAGTCACACGCTAAATATTGAAATGCATTTcttaattttaaatattttatagatTTGaacaatacatttgaaaatgtgATTCTAGTATTGTGGTATTAAATGTATGATTgtgtttgccccccttcctgatttcttactttttcacacagggtttggatttttgttcttccttaataatcaaaagtttcatttaaaaactgcattttgtgttgtccatccatcttctatgccgcttctcctcattagggttgtgggggcttgctggagcctatcccagctgacaggcggggtacaccccggcagggcacatatagacaaacaaccattcacacgcacattcatacctatggacaatttagagtctccatttaacctaacatgcatgtttttggaacgcacgcacgtggagaacatgcaaactccacacagaaacggaAGGAAGAACCCAAggaagaatcgaacccaggtcttcccgatctccagactgtgactgtgtggccaacatgctaaccactagaccaccgtgcggcccggttgtgttgtcattgactaatatctgaatttttttgatgatctcaaaaaatttaatgtgacaaacatgcaaaaaaaaaaaaagaactcaggactttttcacacaggtatatatatgagataaatatttaatacttttcatatatatatactattttAAACTATTAAATAAACCTATTAAATTTAaactattaataatattaattgcgattaattaattaattaattaatatataattattaaacTATTAATATTAAAGGGAATAAAATGACTCCAAAAGGTAATATCACTTAAACAATAATATCACTTTAACAAAAATATTGGTTAAattaatttacaaatacaaattactTGAATACAAAACTATTTAACCTAAAAAAAATGGTCATTCTGGTTCCCTTAATTTTAGTTGCACACAATATTTGTAATCACACTGTTAAATTAATTTACTATTAAAAGTTATTTATATAATTCAAATAAACAAAGCATTTTAAAAAGGGTAATTAAAATCTTACACGTAGTAACCCAAGGGGTATTTGTTTTAAATCCTCATTATTTTAAGCTCGGGTGcgtttttaattttgttgtgccttcattttgatgtatttgtaaatgtgttctttttaatgttgttagtGTGTAAAGTGGAAAGCTCAcgattctattttttttactgtcagtGACAGAGCTCCTTTAATTGTACAGCTTCCTTTTTGTACACGgtagtatatgtagtatattaatgacactaaccaataGGGTTTCATGAATGTCATGTGCATGCAGTTGAATGCAGCATGGCTTGTGCAGATGTTGACATGGACATCCGAGACGCAGAAGACACTGAGTACGGCCTGTGGGCGCCTGATATCAACATGCAAATAGCAGATGATGAGGGGACACGCAAAGAAGACAGCCAGAAAGCGACCATATTGAGACGATACCAAGCTTCACATCATGTCCTGGTGGATGGCAGGGGGCCAATGCACAGCCTGCTGCAGAAAAACACTGCTGTGTTGGGGGTAAGGCTGTATGTAAAACGCAAGAACGAGACTACTTCAACACACACCCTATTCCCATATGCCTTTTGTGCCTTCATGGCCACCGTACTTCCTGTTACCACAGTATGGACTTTAGTGACTACAAGTTAATAACCCCTTGTCTACCAGCATAATTTGGCATAATTTGTATCACAAATATACATGGTAGGGTGTGTTTAACGTCTAAACACTACAACAATGATTATTTGTCATAGAATTACAGCTTTTTATTGACTCAAAACGACTGACATGATAAAGACGATAAAGAATGACTGTACCGAATAGAGCGCCACACCAcagtgcaatgcattgtgggactTGTAGTATCACGTGGCAGCAGCAACATAAAGCTAGCTGGACCGATAACATAGATGCCAAGATAAAAATGGATATTAGAGCTGATTTGAGATAAAAGTATAAATGTTTTACGGTGCAATAAAAAGGGTAGGTTCAGAGTAGGTTAAAGGCAGCAACAGGAAAGGCAGAAGGTGTTTGTGGTCTTCCTCTTAAGTggtataccaaaaaaaaaagaaaaaaaagggggtttCGTGACTAACAACACACAAAAGTTGACATTGTTTTCGGACTGACCTACTTGTATACGGTTAAATATAAGTGAAAACAGTTGAACTAATGTTGCATCACATCAATCGACACAGGATAGTGAGCATTATCTTCATGTATAACtactgttttatttcatttaagtgCACAGTGCCatttcatttgtccattttttaaatatacatactgcaaatttaaaatgtgttgattTATCATTGCAGTCCCTCCAGATTGTCAGCGGGATCTTCAGTGTTGGATTGGGTGTCATTTTTGCTGTAAGCCATGACATGACAACGTCTCTATTTACACTCTTTAGAGTTGCACTCTGGACTGGAACGCTTGTAAGAATCCAATTTTAGCTTTATCgtcttcctttaaaaaaaaataaaaaatcctccATCATAGGTTTTGTTGCTTTTCAGTTCATATTTGCAGGAGTTGTGTCCACCATGCTGCGGAAACATCCAGAATTGCTACCTGTAAGTAAACTTTATTAGAAGTATGATAATATGTGAGCTTCATTTTTATTACAATGCGTATGTCTATTtttagtggatagtaaatctatgcCACTATAaaagctgtgcactgactactctaaagtatatccaaggtTCATTTCTGGAGTTCTGTCCCGGGAGAAGATGAATTGAATGGATATGTTTCTTTCAGGTGTCCCTCGTCATCAACAGAGCTGGTATTGTTGCTGCATTAGCTGCAGTTGGTGTGATAATCACTGACTTGACTGGATGGGATGAAGAAAATGCACAGTATTTGAAGGTAATGCAAAAATTCTACAGtcgattgtttttttgttttaattttgtttaaaaaacctTTTCTCCAAAGATGGAGGTGCTGGAACTTTGTATGTTGGGACTTCAGGTTTTGATGGCTGTCGTTCTCTGCTTATGGATCTCCAAAAAGAAATGCGCTACGTTTGTATGTTAAATTCATCCATTTCCATAATCAATTTTAAGAAATGTGCTTGTAAATTTTGAGGATCAcccatttgttacatttttactatatatttttttagttttatatgATCTTGATGTTTAGTAGAAAATATGCGCCCTTCTCTTTGTGAAACTCACTTTGTGGTTATCATAGTGCTTACAGTGTATCTGCTATACGTGTCTTGACCGTACGCAATATGACACTCTCAGCTTATGGTGGTAAATCATGGCTACAATGCATTTTTaatacaaatgttttaatcatCTGTACAAGGCAGGACAGCACACCACAGTAATAATATGACAGTAGAGAAACATTTATCTGCCAGCTAGTCTGTGCTTTGTAAATTACACAATAAttatcataataacaataaaaaaacatctacaATATAAACACAGACTCATACCTATAGTTACTTTTTAAAGGAAACCACATGAGTACCATCATGCTATGATCATGtccaattattttattaataaaatgacGCGACCTTGGAAGTCTTCAGtgctccaacatggtaggtgaaGTTGAGAACTTTACAgctgaaaaaagaaaggaaatgtTTTAGAGACAGTATTTGGCAAAGGTCCATTCGTGCATGGTAATGCATCTTTCTGTCACTTTTAAGTGCGTGGCTGAATAGAAAAAAACCAAAAGCACAGAGTGCATTCAAAAGTAAACACGGTGCAGCAGCATGCATGGTGTTCACACACGCAGTATGATtccaaaatgcaacaaaacacaaGAGGAGAACCATCAAtgcatcatcaccaccaccaccatgcaaTACGTGTTAGTAATGAGGCCACGTGTGGTTAAAGAGGCTGTTCACAATGGTGACACTGATGGCTACTTACTGAGCTAAAcgtcacaccactgtagaaaGGCCTATGGCTATATGAGAGGTCTTGCTCtggtaaaaacaacaacaaaagtggtGATTTTCAAAATAAGATTTAGCTGAAAACATCTGGAGTGTTACTCTATGTATGTCTTACAACACTTAAAGGGAAAAACCAACCACATTTGGTAACTTCAACTTCAGTAAGAAATGCATGGCATATTGCAGTACAACCATGTGATTgctcccagccaatcagcaatAAAGGTAATGATAATATTGGAAAggttataattaattaaataacagaagaaaataatattcacatatatcatttttattgaaatttatttgcaaattttatttttatttgcatatatatatatatatatatactttacaTATTTTACCTACTTACatagtgaaaaaatataaagcaaatgattaaaattaaaatgtgtcTATTAATGtgtctattaatgaaatggtgAAAGCTAATCTGAAATGATTatattgaatttaaaaaaaatcattcattgaTGGATGATTGAATAAAtaatcatccattcattttctatgccgcttaatcctcattagggtcgcgggggtatgctggagcctatgtcagctgactttgggcaagatgTCCCCTcttattta
It contains:
- the LOC129184862 gene encoding uncharacterized protein LOC129184862 isoform X2; protein product: MKTFVCDDSMIITIPIGTHTAGRGPLMPREFQCVFRDTFKVFSIRGFPKPLGAAQCLTGLSLVILGLMFHQTGSVFSIFPSILFVLCGTLTFAAGHLPNMRVIKLSFCLNIISFLWSVVAVCLSVIDYCLSEHFNKLHVAVKMLIVSLLVVENLTALFLIYWQSKAVCRRHFNTLPIIQLKHDD
- the LOC129184862 gene encoding uncharacterized protein LOC129184862 isoform X1, with translation MKTFVCDDSMIITIPIGTHTAGRGPLMPREFQCVFRDTFKVFSIRGFPKPLGAAQCLTGLSLVILGLMFHQTGSVFSIFPSILFVLCGTLTFAAGHLPNMRVIKLSFCLNIISFLWSVVAVCLSVIDYCLSEHFNKLHVAVKMLIVSLLVVENLTALFLIYWQSKAVCRRHFNTLVGCLHVGAVQALKLMV
- the si:ch211-269k10.4 gene encoding uncharacterized protein si:ch211-269k10.4, with the protein product MACADVDMDIRDAEDTEYGLWAPDINMQIADDEGTRKEDSQKATILRRYQASHHVLVDGRGPMHSLLQKNTAVLGSLQIVSGIFSVGLGVIFAVSHDMTTSLFTLFRVALWTGTLFIFAGVVSTMLRKHPELLPVSLVINRAGIVAALAAVGVIITDLTGWDEENAQYLKMEVLELCMLGLQVLMAVVLCLWISKKKCATFVC